A genomic window from Pseudomonadota bacterium includes:
- a CDS encoding LysR family transcriptional regulator: MSRTPISGIEVFLAIVREGSLRAAARSLGVGAPAVSHQLKALERKIGVDLLVRTTRSIELTEAGRTLLTGAAPAFQEIIDAVEGTRVIGKSNTGTLRLTLPRSAYKMIIAPVLADFQARYPDVCLDLSINEGLVDVVKDGFHAGFRLGDRLTTGMVAVRQTGPLTPSYSAAPPYLDTHGRPAHPRDLLNHKCVRYRFVTANRIWDWQFVEDGQVKTVDPPTRLVFDSMQSVMQAVRDGNGIGWSLRSVIEDDLEAGALETVLDDYVTTLPPFYLYYPEQNRRLELLRLFIDFLAEHRDKQRAPSL; this comes from the coding sequence ATGTCACGCACACCCATCAGCGGCATCGAAGTCTTCCTGGCCATCGTGCGCGAGGGCTCTCTGCGCGCGGCCGCGCGTTCCCTGGGTGTCGGCGCGCCTGCGGTCAGCCACCAACTAAAGGCGCTGGAACGCAAGATCGGCGTCGATCTTCTGGTGCGCACGACCCGCTCGATCGAGCTGACGGAAGCCGGCCGCACGTTGCTGACCGGGGCGGCACCCGCGTTCCAGGAGATCATCGACGCGGTCGAGGGCACGCGGGTGATCGGCAAATCGAACACCGGCACCTTGCGTCTGACCCTGCCGCGCAGCGCCTACAAGATGATCATTGCGCCGGTCCTCGCGGACTTCCAGGCGCGCTATCCCGACGTGTGTCTGGACCTCTCCATCAACGAAGGCCTGGTCGATGTCGTCAAGGATGGCTTCCACGCGGGCTTTCGCCTGGGCGACCGGCTGACCACCGGCATGGTCGCCGTGCGCCAGACCGGTCCCCTCACCCCCAGCTATTCGGCGGCGCCGCCCTATCTCGACACTCACGGACGGCCGGCCCATCCGCGCGACCTCTTGAACCACAAATGTGTGCGCTACCGCTTCGTCACCGCCAACCGTATCTGGGACTGGCAGTTCGTCGAAGACGGCCAGGTCAAGACCGTCGACCCGCCGACGCGGCTCGTCTTCGACAGCATGCAGTCGGTCATGCAGGCGGTGCGCGACGGCAACGGCATCGGCTGGTCGCTGCGTTCGGTCATCGAAGACGATCTTGAGGCGGGAGCGCTGGAGACGGTGCTCGATGACTACGTCACCACCCTACCGCCGTTCTATCTCTATTACCCCGAGCAGAACCGGCGTCTGGAGTTGCTACGCCTGTTTATCGACTTCCTGGCGGAACACCGCGACAAGCAGCGCGCGCCCAGCCTCTAG
- a CDS encoding DMT family transporter yields MVKPQSVMTGAREHGQRDRIALGIVLVLLSTLFTSSTDVVFKFASDSGSIWQYFVLRSALAIPVLLAIAFVWGEGAPTCSRALRPWPMTRSLLFVLMFVATYTALPFIPLATLAAGLYTAPLFVAALSALLIGEPVRLRGWFAIAIGFAGVLLILKPGTDSFSWFTVLPVLGGLFYALQALVTRTKCRAVPPATLAVSVNVALVAMGAVVSVLLILAPPAPESAAALPFVLGPWQVLGPLEWGFVVIVAGLMVANSLVVSAAYQSAPPFIIATFDYNYLVFMTVFGLLFFAELPDPPTVAGMLMIVGAGMLVVRRS; encoded by the coding sequence ATGGTGAAGCCGCAATCCGTCATGACGGGCGCGAGAGAGCACGGCCAGCGCGATCGCATCGCGCTGGGTATCGTGCTGGTGCTGTTGTCGACGCTCTTCACATCGTCAACGGATGTCGTCTTCAAGTTCGCCAGCGACAGCGGTTCGATCTGGCAGTACTTCGTACTGCGTTCCGCGCTTGCCATTCCCGTCCTGCTCGCGATTGCCTTCGTGTGGGGTGAGGGAGCGCCGACCTGTTCACGCGCGCTCAGGCCGTGGCCGATGACGCGTTCGTTGCTGTTCGTGTTGATGTTTGTCGCGACGTATACCGCCCTGCCGTTCATCCCGTTGGCGACGCTCGCGGCCGGCCTTTACACAGCGCCACTGTTCGTCGCGGCGCTGTCGGCATTGCTGATTGGCGAACCCGTGCGGTTGCGCGGCTGGTTCGCCATCGCCATCGGTTTCGCCGGTGTGTTGCTGATCTTGAAACCGGGTACCGACTCGTTCAGCTGGTTTACCGTGCTGCCGGTTCTGGGTGGCCTCTTCTATGCGCTTCAGGCTCTCGTCACACGCACCAAGTGCCGCGCGGTGCCGCCGGCGACACTCGCGGTCTCGGTTAACGTCGCGCTGGTCGCGATGGGCGCCGTGGTGAGCGTCCTTCTGATTCTGGCGCCACCCGCGCCGGAGAGCGCGGCGGCGTTGCCGTTCGTACTGGGACCCTGGCAGGTCCTTGGCCCGCTTGAATGGGGGTTCGTCGTCATTGTGGCGGGCCTGATGGTCGCCAACAGTCTGGTCGTGTCAGCGGCCTATCAATCCGCGCCGCCCTTCATCATCGCGACGTTCGACTACAACTACCTGGTCTTCATGACCGTCTTCGGCCTGCTTTTCTTTGCCGAGCTCCCCGATCCGCCGACCGTGGCCGGCATGCTGATGATTGTCGGCGCCGGCATGCTGGTCGTCCGCCGCTCCTGA
- a CDS encoding DMT family transporter, with translation MTPARDDAPVAGALWVLAGTTIMACLSLLVHVVGRDVNNAMILFATYIVGSVLLLPFALWKRVLFVQQAPIGLQLARAIASIAQIALFFIALRTVPLVDAVLLRASAPIWVPILMLVFWRQAMPPRMWLFIAAGFIGVALVLQPFLVPMTVGYALALGAGIVYGLQSVLNRKLDEAGEPLLRTMTLIFVVGACLTVVPAAVDWQTPSPTSLVMLAVIGLSAIASTTAIVMGFNYAPAYVLAPFLYFSVVVSALLDWLVVDRAPNLMTIAGCVVVVAACVAMTRTARHVTEKASES, from the coding sequence ATGACGCCGGCGCGCGACGACGCGCCGGTTGCGGGCGCCTTATGGGTCCTGGCCGGCACGACGATCATGGCATGTCTGTCCCTTTTGGTTCATGTCGTCGGCCGCGACGTCAACAACGCCATGATTCTGTTCGCGACCTACATCGTCGGCAGCGTGTTGCTCTTGCCGTTCGCTTTGTGGAAACGGGTGTTGTTCGTCCAGCAAGCGCCGATCGGCCTGCAGCTTGCGCGCGCGATTGCCAGCATTGCGCAGATCGCCCTTTTCTTCATCGCGCTCAGAACGGTGCCTCTCGTCGATGCCGTGTTGTTGCGTGCGTCCGCGCCCATCTGGGTGCCGATCCTGATGCTGGTGTTCTGGCGCCAGGCGATGCCGCCGCGCATGTGGCTGTTTATCGCCGCCGGTTTCATCGGTGTCGCATTGGTCCTGCAGCCTTTCCTGGTCCCCATGACGGTCGGCTATGCGTTGGCGCTTGGCGCCGGCATCGTCTACGGGCTGCAAAGCGTGTTGAACCGCAAGCTCGACGAGGCCGGTGAGCCGTTGCTGCGCACGATGACGTTGATCTTCGTCGTCGGTGCGTGCCTGACCGTCGTGCCCGCCGCGGTCGATTGGCAGACGCCGTCGCCGACATCGCTGGTCATGCTGGCCGTGATCGGGCTCAGCGCGATCGCATCGACGACCGCGATCGTCATGGGGTTCAACTACGCGCCGGCGTACGTCCTGGCGCCTTTCCTCTACTTTTCCGTCGTCGTCTCGGCGCTACTGGATTGGCTCGTTGTCGACCGCGCGCCCAACCTCATGACGATCGCGGGCTGCGTCGTCGTTGTCGCGGCCTGTGTCGCGATGACGCGCACGGCCAGACATGTGACCGAGAAGGCGTCGGAGTCCTAG
- a CDS encoding cyclase family protein: MVPAIREIVDLSHEMYSNMPNIGGQVSFFTTEDHAYLSEITGGKMSMEARMILMPEHCGTHLDVPLHSDPDGAGVDKVPLEQLILPGHLLDLTHKKNGEAITVADFEAAEKASGQELGPGKATVCWTGADKDWGKPGFAMNRPYVPTEVAEWLVGRGITIFCTDLIGMDDPGEWWWPTHAAWLTKGVCMVQQLCNLDQLAGKDFLFVCLPLNMRDGTGCPVRAAALVF, encoded by the coding sequence ATGGTGCCGGCCATTCGCGAGATCGTCGATCTCAGCCACGAGATGTATTCCAACATGCCGAACATCGGCGGCCAGGTGAGTTTCTTCACTACCGAGGACCACGCCTATCTCTCGGAGATTACCGGCGGCAAGATGTCGATGGAAGCGCGCATGATCCTGATGCCCGAACACTGCGGTACCCATCTGGATGTCCCGCTGCACTCCGATCCCGATGGCGCCGGTGTCGACAAGGTGCCGCTGGAGCAACTCATCCTGCCCGGCCACCTGCTTGACCTCACGCACAAGAAAAACGGCGAGGCCATCACCGTCGCCGATTTCGAGGCAGCCGAGAAAGCATCCGGCCAGGAACTCGGTCCCGGCAAGGCAACGGTGTGCTGGACCGGCGCCGACAAGGACTGGGGCAAGCCGGGCTTCGCCATGAACCGTCCCTATGTGCCGACCGAGGTCGCCGAATGGCTGGTCGGCCGCGGCATCACCATCTTCTGCACGGATCTGATCGGCATGGACGATCCCGGCGAATGGTGGTGGCCAACCCATGCGGCGTGGCTGACCAAGGGCGTATGCATGGTCCAGCAGCTGTGCAATCTCGACCAGCTCGCCGGCAAGGACTTCCTGTTCGTCTGCCTGCCACTCAACATGCGCGACGGCACCGGCTGTCCGGTCCGCGCGGCGGCGCTGGTGTTCTAG
- a CDS encoding MFS transporter has product MSESAAQPSTSSPVNYRVIVTVIFGNTIAWADFALYAYFSPVLSRVFFPFSSYETSLLLYFAIFAVSFVFRPLGAIISGAFADRHGRKNTLLATVILSTLFTTAIGCMPGYDTLGVVSIILLFLIRIGQTMAISAEPTNSTALLLEFHPNLKSRGLISSSVMSGVFLGFLLGIMSFFIITTQLSDAQIASWGWRIPFVSFLLIGGAVSWLLSSVEESPVFLEHKKNDTLNTNPIRSSLFSQVNLLFISFGYGILMAMGNYFALGFLPSFLTHNIGLSLEKANLAIVFCLAVATVLIPICGFISDQTGRRPVMAVGAVLFIVLSYPIFALISTGNLTYIIIACVIYGIALAPTASILTTAIAEMFPFATRCTGGAIGYNAALTIAGGLTPIICQYLYAWTDDIFSLAYYITLLAVVHLMFIIFSKETKDNAVS; this is encoded by the coding sequence ATGAGCGAAAGCGCCGCCCAACCGTCAACGTCGTCTCCCGTCAACTACCGCGTCATCGTCACCGTCATCTTCGGCAACACGATCGCGTGGGCCGATTTCGCGCTTTATGCCTATTTCTCACCGGTTCTCTCGCGCGTCTTCTTTCCGTTCAGCAGTTACGAGACGTCGCTGCTGCTCTACTTCGCGATCTTTGCCGTCAGTTTCGTCTTCCGGCCGCTGGGCGCGATCATCTCAGGTGCCTTCGCCGACCGGCACGGCCGCAAGAATACGCTGCTCGCCACAGTCATTCTCTCGACACTCTTCACGACGGCGATCGGTTGCATGCCCGGTTACGACACGCTCGGCGTCGTCTCCATCATCCTGCTGTTTCTGATCCGCATCGGGCAGACCATGGCGATCTCGGCGGAGCCGACCAACTCGACGGCGCTGCTGCTGGAGTTTCATCCCAACCTGAAGAGCCGCGGATTGATTTCCAGCAGCGTCATGAGCGGGGTTTTCTTGGGCTTTCTTCTGGGCATCATGTCGTTCTTCATCATCACGACACAGCTGAGCGACGCGCAGATCGCGAGCTGGGGCTGGCGCATACCGTTTGTCTCGTTCCTGCTGATCGGCGGCGCGGTGTCGTGGTTGTTATCGTCGGTCGAGGAATCGCCGGTGTTCCTGGAGCACAAGAAGAACGACACGCTGAACACCAACCCGATCAGGTCGTCCTTGTTCTCCCAGGTCAATCTGCTGTTCATCTCCTTCGGCTACGGCATCTTGATGGCGATGGGTAACTATTTCGCCCTCGGTTTCCTGCCGTCGTTCCTGACCCACAACATCGGGTTGAGTCTGGAGAAGGCCAACCTGGCGATCGTCTTTTGCCTGGCGGTCGCGACGGTGTTGATACCGATCTGCGGGTTCATATCCGACCAAACAGGACGCCGCCCGGTCATGGCTGTCGGCGCCGTGCTCTTCATTGTCCTGAGCTATCCGATTTTCGCGCTGATCAGCACCGGCAACCTGACCTACATCATCATTGCCTGCGTGATCTACGGCATCGCGCTGGCGCCGACCGCATCGATCCTGACGACGGCGATCGCGGAGATGTTCCCGTTTGCGACGCGGTGCACAGGCGGCGCGATCGGCTACAACGCGGCGCTGACGATCGCTGGCGGATTGACACCAATCATCTGCCAGTATCTCTACGCCTGGACCGACGACATCTTCTCCTTGGCCTACTACATCACCTTGCTGGCGGTGGTGCATCTGATGTTCATCATCTTCTCGAAGGAAACGAAGGACAATGCGGTCAGCTAA